One genomic window of Vicia villosa cultivar HV-30 ecotype Madison, WI unplaced genomic scaffold, Vvil1.0 ctg.001404F_1_1, whole genome shotgun sequence includes the following:
- the LOC131634976 gene encoding beta-glucosidase 13-like has protein sequence MAYERSHIKVELHIDNKGIFYTINKNASKMNTGKISLQQIRNILDRDWEVTSSPRIHKTLAAIFFIIFFSHNPVEGRGKAPQVVNRNSFPQDFLFGVGTSALQIEGSAHEGGRGPSVWDSIFMSEKATTIKDIDKCGTMIDHYKRYSEDVKLLKKLGINSYRFSIAWSRIFPDGTLEGGINQEGIDFYNKLIDELLANGITPFVTILHFDYPLSLFTKGGFLNPSIIKHFKDYSDVLFKAYGDRVKHWTTFNELEITAIFNYMHGFDIPIPENCQITKECRDVYTLMHICLLSHGESVKLYREKYQAKQGGEIGIVLSIEDYIPFSRKPEDVAATVRLRDFSTGWILDPLFNGDYPTSMKELVRDRLPKFTEEEKRLIKGSLDFIGINYYRSFFGKDEPNKFLIKGLDNYDSLAIKQVFNDEGIILGIRDNATMSFVNPQGLYNVLVFLKKTYNNPKIYITENGIASGTISQPLKDKHRMDYIATHINYVKRALDAGVNVKGFFVWSAFDTFEFHQGFSDKWGLIYIDFADNLKRVPKQSARWYRWFLTGNRNFV, from the exons ATGGCATATGAAAGAAGCCATATAAAGGTGGAGCTACATATTGATAACAAGGGAATTTTTTATACAATCAACAAAAATGCATCTAAAATGAACACAGGAAAAATCTCGCTTCAACAGATAAGAAACATTCTGGACCGTGATTGGGAG GTGACTTCATCTCCAAGAATTCACAAAACTCTTGCGGCAATtttcttcattattttcttttcCCATAATCCAGTGGAGGGTCGAG GAAAAGCACCACAAGTGGTAAACAGAAACTCGTTTCCACAAGATTTTTTGTTTGGTGTTGGAACATCTGCTCTACAG ATAGAAGGATCAGCTCATGAAGGAGGGAGAGGACCAAGTGTTTGGGATTCAATATTTATGAGTGAAAAag CAACAACGATTAAGGATATTGATAAGTGCGGTACAATGATAGACCATTATAAGCGATATAGC GAGGATGTGAAACTTTTAAAGAAACTTGGTATAAACTCTTACCGATTTTCCATTGCATGGAGTAGAATATTTCCcg ATGGAACCTTAGAAGGAGGTATAAATCAAGAAGGCATAGACTTCTATAACAAGTTGATCGATGAATTACTTGCTAATG GCATCACACCTTTTGTTACAATTTTGCACTTTGATTATCCACTAAGTCTTTTTACTAAAGGAGGCTTCTTGAATCCATCTATCAT aaaacaTTTCAAGGATTATAGTGATGTTTTATTCAAGGCTTATGGAGATCGTGTAAAACATTGGACTACATTCAACGAGTTAGAAATCACGGCGATATTTAATTATATGCATGGTTTTGATATTCCTATTCCAGAAAATTGCCAAATTACTAAAGAATGCAGAGATGTTTATACTTTGATGCATATATGCCTCCTTTCCCATGGTGAATCTGTTAAGTTATACAGAGAAAAATATCAG GCAAAACAAGGTGGAGAAATTGGAATTGTTTTATCCATTGAAGATTATATTCCATTCAGTAGAAAACCAGAGGATGTAGCTGCAACTGTAAGGCTTAGGGATTTTTCTACAGGATG GATTTTGGATCCATTATTTAATGGTGATTATCCTACAAGCATGAAGGAGCTAGTGAGAGATAGGCTTCCAAAATTCACTGAAGAGGAAAAGAGATTAATCAAAGGAAGTTTAGATTTTATTGGAATAAATTATTATAGATCTTTTTTTGGTAAAGATGAACCAAACAAATTTCTTATTAAGGGTTTGGACAATTACGAttctttggcaataaaacaaG TATTTAATGACGAGGGAATAATATTGGGTATACGG GATAATGCAACAATGAGCTTTGTAAATCCACAAGGATTATACAATGTCttagtattcttgaagaaaacaTATAATAATCCTAAGATCTACATTACTGAAAATG GTATTGCTTCAGGAACAATTTCACAACCATTGAAAGACAAACATCGCATGGATTATATTGCAACACATATAAATTATGTGAAACGAGCACTTGA TGCTGGAGTAAATGTTAAAGGATTCTTTGTGTGGTCTGCATTTGATACTTTTGAATTTCATCAAGGTTTTTCTGACAAATGGGGGCTCATATATATTGATTTTGCTGATAATCTCAAACGTGTGCCAAAACAATCTGCTAGATGGTACAGATGGTTTCTCACAGGAAATAGAAACTTTGTTTAG
- the LOC131634983 gene encoding sphingosine-1-phosphate lyase isoform X1, with product MDSSVLTYHFNHFRTTANSFLSQYEPLALILVPLFTIFVANVVRSFFEVFRDKGVKATLLGFFMNFIKLIPGVKSYIDAEKQKVVDKLQSDGKSKRDGWTTELPSTGLGTSVLEKMKEEKKNDAIWQGKCSGTVYIGGSESSEHFYVINEACSMFAHTNPLHLDVFQSVVRFEAEVVAMTAALLGSKEKASGGQICGNMTSGGTESILLAVKSSRDYMKSKKGITKPEMIIPESGHSAYDKAAQYFNIKLWRVPVNKDFQADVKAIRRYINKNTILIVGSSPGFPHGIIDPIEELGQLASSFGICFHVDLCLGGFVLPFARELGYDIPPYDFSVKGVTSISVDVHKYGLAPKGTSIVLYRNHEIRKNQFVAVTEWSGGLYVSPTIAGSRPGSLIAGAWAAMMSLGKEGYLEHTKAIMEGSKRLQKGVEEIPELFIIGRPDMTIIAFGSKVLDIFEVNDIMSSKGWHLNALQRPNSIHICVTLQHVPIVDDFIRDLKESVETVKQNPGPISGGLAPIYGAAGKMPDRGTVQELLVDYMDGTC from the exons ATGGATTCTTCTGTGTTGACTTATCACTTTAATCACTTTCGAACCACCGCGAATTCGTTTCTATCTCAATACGAACCTCTTGCACTGATTCTCGTTCCGCTTTTCACTATCTTTGTCGCGAACGTAGTTCGTTCGTTTTTCGAAGTTTTTCGTGATAAAGGAGTCAAAGCTACTCTCCTAGGGTTCTTCATGAACTTCATCAA ATTGATTCCTGGTGTGAAGAGTTATATAGATGCTGAAAAACAGAAG GTTGTGGATAAGTTGCAGTCGGATGGTAAATCTAAAAGAGATGGTTGGACGACAGAGTTGCCAAGCACGGGGTTGGGGACATCTGTgcttgagaaaatgaaagaagagaaaaaaaatgatgCAATTTGGCAAGGCAAATGCTCTGGTACAGT CTACATTGGAGGAAGTGAGTCTAGTGAACATTTTTATGTCATAAATGAGGCCTGCTCAAT GTTTGCACATACCAACCCCTTGCATTTGGATGTATTCCAGAGTGTCGTACGCTTTGAGGCAGAAGTGGTTGCAATGACAGCGGCACTTCTCGGTAGTAAAGAAAAGGCATCTGGAGGACAAATATGTGGAAACATGACATCAGGAGGAACTGAAAGCATATTATTAGCTGTTAAATCATCTCGCGACTATATGAAGTCCAAAAAAGGAATTACAAAACCCGAAAT GATAATTCCCGAGTCTGGTCACTCAGCATATGATAAAGCTGCACAGTATTTTAACATAAAACTATGGCGTGTTCCAGTTAACAAAGATTTTCAAGCGGACGTGAAAGCAATTCGGCgttatattaacaaaaatacCATTTTG ATTGTTGGATCTTCTCCCGGGTTTCCTCATGGGATAATAGACCCCATTGAA GAACTTGGTCAACTAGCATCAAGCTTTGGCATTTGTTTCCATGTGGACCTTTGCCTTGGTGGCTTTGTATTACCTTTCGCTCGTGAGCTTGG GTACGATATTCCACCTTATGATTTTTCTGTTAAAGGGGTTACTTCAATATCAGTGGATGTGCATAAATATGGGTTAGCTCCCAAAGGAACAAGTATCGTTCTATATAGGAACCATGAAATCAGAAAG AATCAATTTGTTGCAG TTACTGAGTGGTCTGGTGGGTTGTATGTATCTCCAACCATAGCTGGAAGTAGACCTGGAAGCCTTATTGCTGGTGCATGGGCAGCAATGATGTCTCTAGGGAAAGAAG GTTACTTGGAACATACGAAAGCAATTATGGAAGGATCAAAAAGACTACAAAAAGG TGTAGAGGAGATTCCTGAGTTGTTTATTATTGGACGACCCGATATGACAATTATAGCTTTTGGATCCAAGGTTCTGGATATATTTGAGGTCAACGATATCATGTCATCCAAAGGTTGGCATTTGAATGCATTGCAGAGACCCAACAG CATCCATATCTGTGTGACATTACAACATGTACCAATTGTTGATGACTTTATAAGGGATTTAAAGGAATCTGTAGAAACT GTGAAACAAAATCCGGGTCCAATAAGTGGAGGACTGGCACCTATATATGGCGCGGCCGGGAAGATGCCCGATAGAGGAACGGTTCAGGAATTGCTGGTGGATTATATGGATGGTACATGCTAG
- the LOC131634983 gene encoding sphingosine-1-phosphate lyase isoform X2: MLCYIGGSESSEHFYVINEACSMFAHTNPLHLDVFQSVVRFEAEVVAMTAALLGSKEKASGGQICGNMTSGGTESILLAVKSSRDYMKSKKGITKPEMIIPESGHSAYDKAAQYFNIKLWRVPVNKDFQADVKAIRRYINKNTILIVGSSPGFPHGIIDPIEELGQLASSFGICFHVDLCLGGFVLPFARELGYDIPPYDFSVKGVTSISVDVHKYGLAPKGTSIVLYRNHEIRKNQFVAVTEWSGGLYVSPTIAGSRPGSLIAGAWAAMMSLGKEGYLEHTKAIMEGSKRLQKGVEEIPELFIIGRPDMTIIAFGSKVLDIFEVNDIMSSKGWHLNALQRPNSIHICVTLQHVPIVDDFIRDLKESVETVKQNPGPISGGLAPIYGAAGKMPDRGTVQELLVDYMDGTC; this comes from the exons ATGCTCTG CTACATTGGAGGAAGTGAGTCTAGTGAACATTTTTATGTCATAAATGAGGCCTGCTCAAT GTTTGCACATACCAACCCCTTGCATTTGGATGTATTCCAGAGTGTCGTACGCTTTGAGGCAGAAGTGGTTGCAATGACAGCGGCACTTCTCGGTAGTAAAGAAAAGGCATCTGGAGGACAAATATGTGGAAACATGACATCAGGAGGAACTGAAAGCATATTATTAGCTGTTAAATCATCTCGCGACTATATGAAGTCCAAAAAAGGAATTACAAAACCCGAAAT GATAATTCCCGAGTCTGGTCACTCAGCATATGATAAAGCTGCACAGTATTTTAACATAAAACTATGGCGTGTTCCAGTTAACAAAGATTTTCAAGCGGACGTGAAAGCAATTCGGCgttatattaacaaaaatacCATTTTG ATTGTTGGATCTTCTCCCGGGTTTCCTCATGGGATAATAGACCCCATTGAA GAACTTGGTCAACTAGCATCAAGCTTTGGCATTTGTTTCCATGTGGACCTTTGCCTTGGTGGCTTTGTATTACCTTTCGCTCGTGAGCTTGG GTACGATATTCCACCTTATGATTTTTCTGTTAAAGGGGTTACTTCAATATCAGTGGATGTGCATAAATATGGGTTAGCTCCCAAAGGAACAAGTATCGTTCTATATAGGAACCATGAAATCAGAAAG AATCAATTTGTTGCAG TTACTGAGTGGTCTGGTGGGTTGTATGTATCTCCAACCATAGCTGGAAGTAGACCTGGAAGCCTTATTGCTGGTGCATGGGCAGCAATGATGTCTCTAGGGAAAGAAG GTTACTTGGAACATACGAAAGCAATTATGGAAGGATCAAAAAGACTACAAAAAGG TGTAGAGGAGATTCCTGAGTTGTTTATTATTGGACGACCCGATATGACAATTATAGCTTTTGGATCCAAGGTTCTGGATATATTTGAGGTCAACGATATCATGTCATCCAAAGGTTGGCATTTGAATGCATTGCAGAGACCCAACAG CATCCATATCTGTGTGACATTACAACATGTACCAATTGTTGATGACTTTATAAGGGATTTAAAGGAATCTGTAGAAACT GTGAAACAAAATCCGGGTCCAATAAGTGGAGGACTGGCACCTATATATGGCGCGGCCGGGAAGATGCCCGATAGAGGAACGGTTCAGGAATTGCTGGTGGATTATATGGATGGTACATGCTAG